A genomic segment from Triticum dicoccoides isolate Atlit2015 ecotype Zavitan chromosome 1A, WEW_v2.0, whole genome shotgun sequence encodes:
- the LOC119278072 gene encoding SNF2 domain-containing protein CLASSY 1-like, with translation MPVPLVGAVATRTRSRRLAMQPPAPEEAPTAKRRRKGATSADADGGGGSKGAGSSKSETRPNRRGRPPRASVRSKEAEAEADAPACGDWVEVSRGDGCDESARRGDDASDDDNGESRADEACGIGQGSDEHHSAASGNRINQHQGSGAVNGSNSCHAMNEVVSGDAGGLKGRGNEGGGLGVGFHVDEEHMNEKDTVGCGNRELLTADAMMGDEAAASEDDFGDYYDDEMLEERLVADLIRTYSNGGNLEASNGAYGDGGDLEESEDEMGFTDDGDDDDSMHDADECGMSEPINGDAKAPTNDDAKAGTQDPVDHKVVAGEVRCHEEDEEEEDVIKDEVETKREGPTGFNQGRSHIEILDSDEEVKVLNDASKASKKKPLLRKKELVVPCVAWRTRSLWGLKQDRLSYNAYFEELSDEPEEEDDSEVELDGEDDDSADDDNSASHDSEVELEEEDANKKAKEEEEAEMRKRKKEIASSLAKIRAGPLPLYTNTGKRIRKATPNSCNNSKRRRRIQTHHRIDSSDDEIIDHTVADGFKWEVHKKPGIQPLNFDKDGSEGPVGNDITQHQKQTHFTWDLERRKRLKLETTTKERQLFERHLDSDSSPSSSDQNKRHGDGSKTGKEKKHLSSKSGKSAKKFSRSGSKMLKRQSLLKLLMDKMSGDKDGGFSPFDQHLQFDYNFKDPHPFVFSFGTENSTPADIPEQNAKENMLWGDFDFALESENIGTYYDDEHQGESNVLDLGLPSKTPCSRGKHEFLIDDQIGIRCKYCSLVNLEIRFVLPSMVSNYAEKTPWRNGSCLKEALMYHDLCEQAGSVDGQSQDFHLYGTVWDLIPGVITSMYHHQREAFEFMWTNLVGDIRLDELKHGAKPDVVGGCVICHAPGTGKTRLAIVFIQTYMKVFPDCRPVIIAPRGMLFAWEEEFKKWDVNVPFHIMNTTDFSGKEDRDICRLIKKEHRTEKLTRLVKLLSWNKGHGILGISYGLYMKLTSEKKSGCTEGNKVRTILLENPGLLVLDEGHTPRNERSIMWKTLGKVKTEKRIILSGTPFQNNFLELYNILCLVRPRFGEMFLTEKKVGRRHYVSKKRQDKFSDKYEKGVWASLTSNVTDDNAEKVRSILKPFVHIHNGTILRTLPGLRESVIVLKPPPLQKSIIRKVENIGSGNNFEHEYVISLASTHPSLVTAINMSEEEASLIDKPMLERLRSNPYEGVKTRFVIEVVRLCEALKEKVLIFSQFIQPLELIKEHLSKLFKWRVGKEILQMDGKIQPRYRQTSIEVFNNPDSDAKVLLASTRACCEGISLTGASRVVLLDVVWNPAVGRQAISRAFRIGQKKFVYTYNLITYGTGEGDKYDRQAEKDHLSKLVFSQEDEFNNVRNMLSKAEMDHCSKLISQDKVLEEMTSHDQLKGMFLKIHYPPTESNMVFTYNQIAPELS, from the exons ATGCCTGTGCCGCTGGTGGGGGCGGTGGCGACGCGGACCCGATCGAGGAGGCTGGCGATGCagccgccggcgccggaggaggcgcCGACGGCCAAGCGGAGGAGGAAGGGGGCGACGAGCGCGGATGCCGACGGCGGCGGTGGGAGCAAGGGCGCCGGCTCCTCCAAGTCGGAAACGAGACCGAATCGTCGAGGGCGCCCCCCGCGGGCCTCAGTGAGGAGCAAGGAGGCAGAGGCGGAGGCGGATGCGCCCGCCTGTGGAGACTGGGTGGAGGTGTCCCGGGGCGATGGCTGTGACGAAAGCGCGCGGCGAGGTGATGATGCTTCTGACGATGATAATGGCGAATCTCGCGCCGACGAGGCATGCGGCATTGGCCAGGGGAGCGATGAGCATCACAGTGCCGCTAGTGGGAATCGAATCAATCAGCATCAGGGGAGTGGGGCGGTCAATGGTTCGAATTCGTGTCATGCGATGAATGAGGTGGTATCAGGCGATGCAGGGGGGCTTAAAGGTCGTGGGAACGAGGGAGGCGGGCTCGGTGTTGGTTTTCATGTGGATGAGGAGCACATGAATGAAAAGGATACAGTAGGCTGTGGAAACAGGGAGCTGCTGACTGCGGATGCGATGATGGGTGACGAGGCCGCAGCGTCTGAAGATGACTTTGGAGATTACTATGACGACGAAATGTTGGAGGAAAGACTGGTGGCAGATCTGATCCGTACTTACAGTAATGGTGGTAATTTGGAGGCAAGTAATGGTGCTTACGGCGATGGTGGCGATCTGGAGGAATCCGAGGATGAGATGGGATTcactgatgatggtgatgatgacgattcTATGCACGATGCAGATGAATGTGGCATGTCTGAACCAATCAACGGCGATGCTAAGGCGCCAACCAACGATGATGCTAAGGCGGGAACGCAGGATCCGGTGGATCACAAGGTTGTTGCTGGTGAGGTTAGGTGccatgaggaggatgaggaggaagaagatgttATCAAGGATGAGGTGGAGACTAAGCGAGAAGGACCTACGGGCTTTAATCAAGGGAGATCGCATATAGAAATTCTTGATTCTGACGAGGAAGTAAAAGTGCTCAATGATGCCAGTAAGGCCTCGAAGAAGAAACCGTTGCTGCGAAAAAAGGAACTTGTCGTGCCATGTGTTGCATGGAGGACTCGGTCATTATGGGGGCTTAAGCAAGATAGGTTGTCGTACAATGCGTATTTTGAGGAGTTGTCTGATGAGCCAGAAgaggaggatgattcagaagtggaaCTGGATGGCGAGGATGATGACAGTGCCGATGATGACAATAGTGCCAGTCATGATTCAGAAGTGGAACTGGAAGAAGAGGATGCAAACAAGAAAGcgaaagaggaagaagaggccgaAATGAGAAAACGCAAGAAAGAAATTGCCTCATCTTTGGCTAAAATAAGGGCCGGGCCTTTGCCTCTTTATACAAATACAGGGAAGAGAATACGAAAAGCAACCCCAAACAGCTGCAACAACTCAAAGCGACGGAGGAGGATACAAACCCACCACAGAATTGACTCATCTGATGATGAGATAATTGATCATACTGTAGCAGATGGTTTCAAGTGGGAGGTTCACAAAAAACCAGGGATTCAACCACTGAACTTTGATAAAGATGGCAGTGAGGGTCCAGTGGGCAATGACATTACACAGCATCAGAAGCAGACACATTTTACTTGGGATCTTGAGAGGAGGAAAAGGCTGAAGCTTGAAACGACGACTAAGGAACGTCAATTGTTTGAGCGGCATTTGGACTCGGATTCTAGCCCATCCAGTTCGGATCAGAATAAAAGGCATGGCGATGGTAGCAAAACTGGGAAGGAAAAGAAGCATTTGTCATCAAAATCTGGAAAATCTGCCAAGAAGTTCAGCCGTTCAGGTTCAAAAATGCTAAAGCGACAGTCACTTCTGAAGCTTCTGATGGATAAGATGAGTGGCGATAAAGATGGAGGATTCTCTCCTTTTGACCAGCATCTTCAGTTCGACTATAATTTCAAGGATCCTCATCCATTTGTATTCTCATTTGGCACTGAAAATTCCACACCAGCTGACATACCAGAGCAAAATGCTAAAGAAAATATGCTGTGGGGTGACTTTGACTTTGCTTTAGAGTCAGAGAATATTGGAACCTACTATGATGACGAG CACCAAGGAGAGAGCAATGTGCTAGATCTTGGACTACCTTCTAAAACACCTTGTTCTCGAGGGAAGCATGAATTTCTTATTGACGACCAAATAGGAATCAGATGTAAATACTGCTCCTTGGTAAATCTGGAAATCAGATTTGTTTTACCGTCAATG GTCTCAAATTACGCAGAAAAAACTCCTTGGCGAAATGGATCTTGTTTGAAGGAAGCGTTGATGTATCATGATCTTTGTGAACAAGCTGGAAGTGTTGACGGGCAATCTCAAGATTTCCATCTATATGGAACAGTATGGGATCTCATCCCTGGTGTCATTACTAGTATGTATCATCATCAACGCGAAGCATTTGAATTTATGTGGACAAATCTAGTTGGTGATATTAGGCTTGATGAGCTGAAGCATGGAGCTAAACCTGATGTTGTTGGAGGATGTGTGATCTGTCATGCCCCAGGGACAGGAAAGACACGTTTAGCTATTGTTTTTATCCAGACATATATGAAGGTATTTCCAGACTGTCGGCCAGTGATTATTGCACCTCGCGGGATGCTCTTTGCTTGGGAAGAGGAGTTCAAAAAATGGGACGTCAATGTTCCTTTCCATATAATGAACACTACAGATTTTTCAGGGAAAGAAGACAGAGACATATGTAGGCTAATAAAGAAAGAGCATCGGACAGAGAAGTTGACGAGGCTTGTAAAACTGCTTTCATGGAACAAGGGTCATGGTATTCTTGGAATAAGTTATGGTCTGTATATGAAACTAACATCGGAAAAAAAATCTGGATGCACTGAAGGGAACAAAGTAAGAACTATTCTTCTCGAGAACCCTGGTTTGCTTGTGCTAGATGAAGGACACACACCTAGGAACGAGCGCAGTATTATGTGGAAGACATTGGGAAAAGTTAAAACTGAGAAGCGCATAATTCTGTCAGGAACTCCTTTCCAAAACAATTTTCTTGAGCTTTATAATATACTCTGTTTGGTAAGGCCTAGGTTTGGTGAAATGTTTTTGACTGAAAAAAAAGTGGGCAGAAGGCACTATGTCTCAAAGAAGCGACAGGATAAGTTTTCTGACAAATACGAAAAAGGAGTTTGGGCTTCATTAACTAGTAATGTAACTGATGATAATGCAGAGAAAGTTCGATCAATACTGAAGCCATTTGTTCATATCCATAATGGCACCATTCTTCGAACTCTTCCAGGGCTCAGAGAGAGTGTGATTGTTCTGAAACCTCCTCCTCTTCAGAAGAGTATCATTAGAAAGGTGGAGAATATTGGGTCTGGTAataattttgaacatgaatatgttaTTTCCTTGGCTTCGACACATCCTTCTCTTGTAACTGCCATCAACATGTCCGAAGAGGAAGCTTCACTTATTGATAAACCTATGCTTGAGAGATTAAGGTCAAATCCTTATGAAGGGGTTAAAACAAGATTTGTAATTGAAGTCGTTCGTTTGTGTGAAGCACTGAAAGAAAAGGTATTGATCTTTAGTCAGTTTATTCAGCCATTAGAATTGATAAAAGAACACCTTAGCAAGCTTTTCAAATGGAGAGTAGGGAAAGAGATTCTCCAAATGGATGGGAAGATCCAACCACGATATCGTCAGACGTCAATTGAAGTTTTCAATAATCCAGATAGTGATGCGAAGGTGTTACTTGCATCTACAAGAGCTTGCTGTGAAGGGATTAGCCTAACCGGAGCTTCAAGAGTTGTTCTTCTAGATGTGGTTTGGAATCCCGCCGTGGGAAGGCAAGCTATCAGTAGGGCATTTAGGATAGGACAGAAGAAATTTGTATATACATACAATTTAATAACTTATGGAACAGGTGAAGGTGACAAGTATGATAGGCAAGCAGAAAAGGACCATTTGTCTAAGTTGGTCTTCTCTCAAGAGGATGAGTTCAATAATGTCAGGAACATGCTATCAAAAGCTGAAATGGATCACTGTTCTAAGTTGATATCTCAGGATAAGGTTCTGGAGGAGATGACCTCCCATGACCAGCTAAAAGGCATGTTCTTAAAGATACACTATCCACCAACTGAGTCAAACATGGTTTTCACTTACAATCAGATTGCCCCTGAGTTGAGTTAA